One Schistocerca cancellata isolate TAMUIC-IGC-003103 chromosome 1, iqSchCanc2.1, whole genome shotgun sequence genomic region harbors:
- the LOC126184071 gene encoding uncharacterized protein C1orf131, whose product MVDELSFVKTKCAELRKDAAASFECVVFEDKRKGGVGRNSSSKKNAKKSILSSSDIDIRRVKREVIKFGLTGFDAKTKQEAKIEQAIRLGAKPPKKKYVNYKELKAEKARQLQEAEEKKKLMDAGKIKGVSSDKGKKYLALKKRKDNILQAYGKVSSSFKNKKGRRKK is encoded by the exons ATGGTCGATGAACTGTCTTTCGTCAAAACTAAATGTGCAGAGCTGCGGAAAGATGCAGCAGCATCTTTCGAGTGTGTCGTGTTTGAAGATAAGAGAAAAGGAGGCGTTGGCAGAAATTCCTCCAGTAAAAAGAACGCAAAAAAATCTATACTCAGTAGTAGTGACATTGATATTAGGAGAGTAAAACGAGAAGTAATCAAATTTGGCTTAACTGGCTTCGATGCGAAAACGAAACAGGAAGCAAAAATCGAGCAGGCTATAAGACTCGGTGCGAAACCACCAAAAAAGAAGTATGTTAATTATAAAGAACTCAAAGCCGAAAAAGCACGTCAGTTACAGGaagcagaagaaaagaagaagTTGATGGATGCTGGGAAAATTAAAGGTGTTTCTAGCGACAAGGGCAAGAAATATTTAGCACTCAAGAAGCGGAAGGATAATATTTTGCAGGCTTATGGCAAG GTATCTTCAAGTTTTAAAAACAAGAAAGGGCGGAGGAAAAAGTGA